In Eriocheir sinensis breed Jianghai 21 chromosome 59, ASM2467909v1, whole genome shotgun sequence, the genomic stretch AAAGGGCCACAGTTTTAAGGCTGCCGGGTGCCAACATGAAGGAATCGAGCCTTGCATGGAGGACGTTATGCTTTTCAATTAAGATAAAAACACGGGCAGTTCTCATCACAGGTATTAATATCATTGGTCGTGAAGCGCTGTCGGTACATGTTCACAATATTTAGCTTTGCAACCCTAAAATTACCAATGTGGGTTGAACATTCCCCCTGCACATATATACAATAATTACAATCTCTCCTCCATTATATCAAAACCAGAGATGTGTAGGGAGTTTTCCTCAACGTGCCTTCATATCGTGGCTAGAGGACATGCATTCTCGCCCTTCAACAATAACACAAATTACCAATATGGGTTGAACATTCCCCCTACAATCTCTCCTCCATTATATCAAATCTAGAGGCGTGTAGGGAGTTTTCCACAACATACCTTCTTATTGTGGTTAAAGGGCATCCATTCTCGCCCTTCAACAATAACACAAATTACCAATATGGGTTGAACATTCCCCCTACAATCTCTCCTCCATTATATCAAATCTAGAGGTGTATAGGGAGTTTTCCTCAACGTACCTTCTTTTTGTGGTTAGATTGATTAATTgaaagtttattgttgcaagtaaggGCATGCATTCTCGCCCTTCAACAATAACACAAATTACCAATATGGGTTGAACATTCCCCCTACAATCTCTCCTCCATTATATCAAAACTAGAAATGTGTAGGGAGTTTTCCACAACATACCTTCTTATTGTGGTTAAGGGGCATCCATTCTCGCCCTTCAACAATAACACAAAGGCAAGTCTAGCATTCAGACATTTTCAATACTGTCCGCACATGTTGACAGGGATAAAATATGCTCATTACCAGGGAATTCAGCACAGGGGACTAGATTAACCGACTGTATATCATGCCGAGCTGCCGTGAATAAGACCACACACTACAGGAGGTCAAGGAATCCGCCATTAaacgaaaaaataacaaaataataaaacccAAACAGCACCTCGGCCTCCTCGTGCTCCGCCACATGCGTtcaccccgccgccaccaccgctacacacctgttttcccttccccctgGACACATATACGACCCTTCCTCCATTATATTAAAACTATAGACGTGTACGGAGTTTTCCTCAAAGTGACAGGGTTAATAGAGGCCTGGAAATGGACGCACAGGGAAAAATAGTTAACGTGTGACCTACCGGGGCCGCCGCTGAGGAGGGAAAGACAGGCTGGCCAACCCTCCCGAGGCAACAGACTGGCGCGGTGGTTCTTTTCCGGGAGGGGctgtatatataccaaaatttaAATATAATAATCATCTTAATGCACTTTCTAGGGTTTTATAAATACATGGAACTCACTACAAGAACACATAGTTAATACTACATCTACAACATCATTCAAGAACAAATTATGAATATGGAGACGGGGTTATCTATGTAGAATTTGTAGATCATAGGCAAATCCCGTTTATTTTATTGTTAAGTCTTATTGGTAAGACTATGAGCATGATAAGTTAGTTTAGTTGATGTAATGTGGTGTGAATGCTGTCTACATGCGTTTGTTCGTGTTATCAGAAGTACACACATGCGATAAATAAATGAGTGTACGATACTGCTCAACTTGCTAGGAGTCTTTCTGTAAATAGTGTGTTTGAATTCATACAGTGCTTAGCTATTAAACTTTGtaacctataaaaaaaatatatatatcaacgcattctGAATCCATAGAgttacatactatagagtgcgcGCTGAGTGTgtccagttcatccaaaaccgacttcacacacctcactcccacccggtTAATTATATTTATGAGATATCGGTGTTTTCTTAGACGTACCTCAGGGCATCACATCTTTCTTGGAGGCTGTGATTGCaagcatttctctttttttctgattaaTTTCTTATTTATTAAATTTTATCGATTTTTTAGGGGTAAGCGTCCACAGTAGACGGTTCTGATCCTATAATGTCGTACACCAGAGATGCCTTAATATATCTTAATGTAGATctcaaaaaataataacaaaaaataaataaataaatgtgaaatATTGGATGTAAGACTTTCAATAGACTCTACAGTAATGACACTCAATGTTTTAgatattatttgtgttattatttctactactactactactattactaccactactactactactactactactactactactactactacttatgctaAATAACAAAACAAGGCATTAAACAAAACACACTAACATCATTCTCTCATTtattattacatacacacacatacacacacacacacacactcacacaggcaCACAATTATATAGAAAAAGTAACTATCGCTATTAATATATGCATAACTCTTGATGTCCTGCGCTGgctgttccttccccttcccttcccttccgctcccttAGTTGCCGGAGCTGAGGAAGGCGAACTGTCCCTTGGTGCAACGGTTGGCGAAGTGACCCTGCTCTCCGCactgaaaaataaggagaaaaagaacatatATCAGGAATGTATCAAGACAcatctccacctgaaattgacctctctctcggccactctatacttttcacTTTTGTGGGAACGCCGATTAGTGGGTTTtattaacactttttttgttgttgtccttgagttgctttctgtactataaaaaaaagaagaaaaaaaaggtcgtctcgttcttttctgtttcctcgGAGCAGTGTCAAGTGGATTTTTTTATATCGTTGCTGGTTTTGTATTTTGTGCCCCTTGATATAGAGGGGATTAGGGGATTGgatacagaaggaagggaagaaagaaggattagTGTTATGGAAGGAATTGGGGAGGAAAGAGACCAGCATAGAAGGGAAATATAAGATGTATTAGATAgggggtttaggttaggttaagtttaggttatcttcaaacacatgatagtcagcCCCTTAtggtaaaaatcaacaaagaatgacctcactttggtgtatagaaagtctcattagtaaggaagcatatatgaattttctgagtcaagacctttagtgtttgttttgggatatgttaggttaagtttagggtatcttcagacacatgacagccagcaccttatggtataaatcaacaaagaatgacctcactttgctgtataaaaagtctcattagtaaggaagcatatatgaattttctgagtcaagacctataatgTTTGTTTTAGGTAGTGTAagggtttagggtatcttcaaacacatgatagtcagccccttatggtataaatcaacaaagaatgacctcactttggtgtatagaaagtctcattagtaaggaagcatatatgaattttctgagtcaagacctataatgTTTGTTTTAGGTAGTGTAAGGTtaaatttagggtatcttcaaacacatgatagtcagccccttgtggtataaatcaacagtcagccccttatggtataaatcaataaagaatgacctcactttggtgtatagaaagtctcattagtaaggaagcatatatgaatcttctgagtcaagacctatagtgtttgttttgggttatgttaggttaagtttagggcatcttcagacacatgacagccagcaccttatggtataaatcaacaaagaatgacctcactttgctgtataaaaagtctcattagtaaggaagcatatatgaattttctgagtcaagacctagagtgtttgttttgggttctgttaggttaggtttagggtttcttcagacacatgatagccagcaccttatggtataaatcaacaaagaatgacctcactttgctgtataaaaagtctcattagtaaggaagcatatatgaattttctgagtcaagacctttagtgtttgttttgggttatgttaggttaagtttagggtatcttcagacacatgacagccagcaccttatggtataaatcaacaaagaatgacctcacttggtTGTATATAAAGtcccattagtaaggaagcatatatgaatcttCCGAATCAAGACCTATATGATATAGTGTTTGAtttgggttatgttaggttaagtttagggtatcttcagacacatgatagccagccccttgtggtataaatcaacaaagaatgacctcacttggtTGTATATAAAGtcccattagtaaggaagcatatatgaatcttctgagtcaagacctatagtgtttgttttgggttatgttaggttaagtttagggtatcttcagacacatgacagccagcaccttatggtataaatcaacaaagaatgacctcacttggtTGTATATAAAGtcccattagtaaggaagcatatatgaatcttccgagtcaagacctatagtgtttattttgggttatgttaggttaagtttagggtttcttcagacacatgatagccagccccttatggtataaatcaacaaaaaatgacctcactttgctgtatagaaagtctcattagtaaggaagcatatatgaattttctgagtcaagacctaaatTAACTAATGTCTTGTGTATGGAAAATTGGACAGGGATTGACAgagataaaatacaagaaaaataacatgCATAACCCCCCTTACACATTCCCACTAcgccctctcccttcaccccatgtcccctccctgcccattACCTTGAAGCACGTGATGTTATCCAATCGGTTGCCTGATTCGTAgccgcctccgccaccgccgccgtggGAACCCATATCCTTGCCGGGCTGACTCTTGGGGCCGCCCGACGCCAGGCTCTGCAAtggaaagaaattagaaaagagaagaaaatggaaaaaagaaaaaaagaagtattgGTTGGTATTTACAGATGCTTCTGACACTTGGGACAAAAATTTACAAAGGACAGAAGGAGATTAAGTTGGGTTcttgtgtgttctttttttttttttcatgttcatggtgcagatgacttgacaaactatcactacgCTCTTAATCACTACCTCACCATCTTCACTAACACTGGGCTCACTATTGCCAAGCTCTTGAAACCATGCCTCACTATTCTCACAATCATAAAATTATCTCACTGTTACTCACCCCCTCTATTCTCACTATCACGAGGCTCTAAACATGGCCTCACCATCTTCACCAACACTGGGCTCACTATTGCCAAGCtcttgaaactacacctcactctcactagggtcataaaattacctcactattactaggctcataaaatctTGGTAATCTCACTATTGCTATGCTCATAAAACTGCCTATCCTCACTATCAATAAGCTCACTATCACTACTCACTAACCTACCTCACTATCACTAAGCTTATAAAAATATCTCACTGTCACTCAGCTTACAAAACCTGAATAACCTCACTTGCTAACCTCACAAAACTACCtcacactccttcccctcctcagaCTCACAATGATGGTGTTCTGTTCCCTCAGGTCCGGGTTCGCCTTGAAGCATTGCGAGGCCTTGTGTCCAGTCTCGCCACAGTAGTGACACGTGATGCCCTGCTTTTTGTGGGGCATCTGTTTGTCGTCCATAACCTGCGGCAGCTCAAACCGTGGGCTGTCGAAGGGGGAGGCGAAAGGGTAAGGAATTAGGTGTCACTGGTAAGGAAGTATAAGTGATTGAAGTttatagaggaaagaaataggCGATTGTTATGTATGGAATCGAGAGGGTGGGTGATCCAAATCGTGCCTGTCGAAGGGAGAGGCAAAAGGGTAAGGAATTAGGTGTCACTGGTAGGGAGGTATAAGTGATTGAAGTTTTTAGAGGTAAGAAATTGGTGATTGTTATGTTTGGTTAACCTGGAGTAGCTCAAACTGTGGCTgtaaaaggaaggcaaaggagtgGAGAATTAGGTGTTGTATTTGTCCTTGCTGACGAAGAGAAGTATAAGTGACTGAGATCTATAAAGGCAAAAACTGGGTTGCATATCAAAGGTAAAggggcgaaggaaagaaagatggaaggaaggaagaaactgtaagaaggaaggaagagaccaaaactgcaaagaaaggaaggaagaaaccattatggaaaaggaaggaggaaaagtggaaggaatcaatcgaaggaaagaatgaaaagactataacagggaggaaagaaaggaaggaaggaataggtatcacagggagggaaggaagaaaggaaaagactagGTATcacacagagggaaggaaagaaggaaaagatcgggagagaaggcaaggaatCATCACATGACACTCACTGCATGAATTTACAGTTGGGTCCGTCGGGGCAGAAGCCAGAGAAGTAATTCATGCAGAGGACGCGACGAACATGTCTGTTGCGGCACTGCGGACCGTGGCGGCAGAACCCTCGATCATACCACGGGCAGTCCTTCATCTTCATATCGGGGTTGATGTGCAGGAATGGACACTCCTTGTTGTGGCAGGCAtctaggggggaagggggggggggagtaaataacaataatagaaaaataaaaatgttgtAATTACAGGAAGAATTTTTGGAGCTCCTTCCGTGtaaagcaaacaaataaacaaacaaaaaaatacacacttgACAGTTGACACGCATCACTCACTAAATCTTGAGTAGAAGTAACACTCGGGCATCTTGGACATGTCGTACTCGTGGAGAAACTCGCACTGGTCGCCCTTCTTGCAGAGGCCTCGCAGCCAATGTTTGCACACCACCGTGCGGTCGCCGCGCACATGACGGAATGGACAGTTGACGCTCTTGCTGCAGTTCCCTCGCATGTAGAAAGTGCAGACCGCGGCAATGGACTctggaaggacaagaaaggaaagaaattagatgGCTGAGTATCCTGTGGCATTGTAAACTATGGTCAGGTTATACTGAAGATTTGAACTCCTAGCTTTCTTAGTGAGTTATCAGAAAAGGAAGATGTAAAATGCTATGGTTGTGAACTGAATTAATCCCATAATAAACACCACTGAGTGCAGGGGAGTTGAACCCATGCATTCTGAGTGGATGTCAGGGCAGCGTACCGCCACTGATGAGCTAAAGCTCACTGCGCCAGCAGCCACTTCTGTGGCCTaacctgacgccccagccccacTGTGAACATGACCCCAGCCCCACTGTGAACATGACCCCAGCCCCACTGTGAACATGACCCCAGCCCCACTGTGAACATGACCCCAGCCCCACTGTGAACATGACCCCAGCCCCACTGTGAACATGACCCCAGTCACACTCGTGGCCACAGTGTCAACACCTTTGACACATGGTGTATATATACATTAGGGAAACTGCAGTaacataatgaaaaaagcccCTGGCACTCAGTGATGTTCATCACAGGaattttttcactgtgttaatgcaGTTCCCCTAATGAAATGACCCAATTAACTTAGGAGTCACTAAGGTGATTATTAACGCTGCCCTGTCCCGTAACACAGTGCGCATTTCCGCCGCCCCACACTGAATGCCACACTGAATGCCGAagaaatttaaactaacctaacctaatgtaacctactCAACGGTGGGCTCTGCCCCGCTCGGCCCCCCTTCTATATACTGGAAGTAATCtttttactgcactgcattcagggaccaaagaGGAATCCATATTATAAGTATTAACTTGGAAAGAGGTGGCCGCCCTCTCGTCAGTATTATCCGCCACTTACTGTCCATGCCGGGGAAGGGCAGCGTCTGGGCCCCCACCTGCTCCTCCAGCTGCACCTCGATGTCGAACGTCACCTTGTCCACGTTGGCCACGATGATCTCCATCCTGGCGGTGTGTGCAGGGGCGGGACAGACAAGGATGGTTGGCACGGCTTCCTGGGACAGACAAGGATGGTCAGCACGGTTTTCTAAGACAGATAAGGATGGTACGCCCGGTTTAGGATGGTTAGCCCGGTTTCCTAGGCTGGTCAGCACGGTTTCCTAGGGCAGACAAGGATGGTTGACCCGAGTCCCTGTCCACCCGTCCCTTTCCTGGGTAAGATATGGGGCTACAACCTTAACAACGGCAGCTCCTGAGGTGTGGTAgtgtagttttcttcttcttctccttctgcagTGTTTTATGGGGCTGGGCGGGCCATGGGAGGCGGGTTGTTGtggtttttcttctcctttcccgtcTTGTTGAGTCTGACCTCctcctgtttgtttacatgccagattgtcgtacgcaGCCTCCTGTGTTTTCccatttccgaccccaaaactgcctccttgaCTCCAATAActgctttcatatatatttatcgttaaaatggttaattattggtgttttttggggcAATAGCTATGCCTCAAAGACCGGtatatacgaggctctgagtacgataatcaccTCCTGTTTGTTTACGTTCAGAGGGAGGCCAACACATGGTTCTATTTATATTGCTCTATTATTTTGTCTACAGTGTATTACGCCTATGATGACACCTCCTATTTAAATAAGGCAACAGTAAAACAAGGTAGACATATATGAAAATTACGACATAtaaatttcttcctcttaattactTCTCAACGGTAATGTCGACTGctctgaatatgaaaaaaatacagataatgtcaaaataaaggtaaaaagaaCTAGGAACATTAAATTAAGCTGTTTATTGAGGATAGAACAAAGTACGTAGACATATAAGTATGATGATTACCACaatttaatttctttttcataCTTCTCGAACCTAATTAATAACTGCTttaaatatgaaataaaatacaGATGATCTCAAAATAAAGGTAAAAACAGCTACAAACACTAAATTAAGCTGTTTATTGAGGACAGAACAAATAGATATATGATGATTGCCATATTTGAATTTCTTCCTCACActtctcgaccccaataactgcttt encodes the following:
- the LOC126985244 gene encoding cleavage and polyadenylation specificity factor subunit 4-like — encoded protein: MEIIVANVDKVTFDIEVQLEEQVGAQTLPFPGMDKSIAAVCTFYMRGNCSKSVNCPFRHVRGDRTVVCKHWLRGLCKKGDQCEFLHEYDMSKMPECYFYSRFNACHNKECPFLHINPDMKMKDCPWYDRGFCRHGPQCRNRHVRRVLCMNYFSGFCPDGPNCKFMHPRFELPQVMDDKQMPHKKQGITCHYCGETGHKASQCFKANPDLREQNTIISLASGGPKSQPGKDMGSHGGGGGGGYESGNRLDNITCFKCGEQGHFANRCTKGQFAFLSSGN